The Tolypothrix sp. PCC 7712 region GACAGTATCTATTCAAATACCAAAGGATACTTTAGACTCACTTAAAAAAGTAGCAGTCAATCGAGATATGGCTGTTGAAGCGTTACTGAAATTTTATATTGGGCAGGGTTTGCGGCAAGACTTAGCCAAATTATTTTCCGATCGCGTACTAGAATCAACTGCTGAAGTTTTAGCCAGGCACATACAGTCAGAAGAAGAAATATCCAATATTATTCAAGAAATCCGTGCTGCAGCCAATAGCTAGCTGAAAATATCAATAACCTTTATCAAATACTATAAGTCAGGATAAATTAGATTTTACCTATCGGTTTATCCTCTAAGAAAGATGTAAAACTATATGCACCTTTGTTACAACCTAGAATAGCAAGGCTGTACATTGAAGGTGTCATGCAATGGCAGATAAAATTTCTCAAGAAATAGCAAATAAAAAAATCAATAATTTACCAGATAATACAACAAAAGATAAAAAATCATTTTTGACATCTGTTGGCGAAACATTCAACTGGCTAGCGGGAACAGCAGTTGGAATAGGAGAAACAGTTGCTAAACAAACACATAAATTAATTGAACAATCAACTCAAACAAGCGGCAAAGTAGTAGATAGCCTCAGCCAAAATTGGTTAATTCGCAGATTATCTGGGGTATTAAATCTTAATTGGTTGATTGGTGCTAGTGAAAATGTTGATTTAGCAAAAGCACAAGCAGCAGTTAATCAACTCAAACAACAATATCCCCAAGAGTCCCCTAGCCAAATTTCCCACAGAATTATGGTGGAAAAAGCTACAAAAGCCGGGGGAATTGGTTTAGCAACAAGTATTTTGCCAGGAGTAGCGGCGGCTTTATTAGCAATTGATTTAGCAGCGACAACGCAATTGCAATCAGAAATGCTTTATGAAATAGCATCCGCCTACGGGTTAAATTTAAAAGACCCAGCGCGCAAGGGTGAGGTTTTGGCAATTTTTGGTTTAGCTTTAGGCGGTAGTCGGCTTTTAAAAGCTGCGGGTTTAGGCTTGCTGCGAAATGTACCTTTTGCTGGTGCTGCGATCGCAGCTAGTTCTAATGCGACGATGATTTATTCTTTAGGCTATGCTGCTTGTCGATTTTACGAAGCCAAGCTGGACGAATCCACCTCGCTGACGGACAAAGAGACATTAGCAACATTAAAGCAGCAAAGTGAAAAATACTTAGAAACTGCGATCGCTCAAGAAGCTGTCATGGATCAAATTTTAGTACATATGATCCTCGCCAGCCATCCAGAAAAGACTTGGTCAGAAATTCTCCCAGAGTTAAAAGCTATAAATCTTAGCGAACATTCCTTAAATGCGATCGCCCAAAATATTCAATCACCTCAGCCTTTAGATAGCTTGCTAAATCAACTCAATCGTGATTTTGCGATCCCCTTGCTGGCTCAATGTCAAAAAATTGCCCAACTTAACGGTGAAACTACAGAAGTAGAGCAAAAGATTATTGACGCGATCGCTAATAAGTTTAATCTTTAGGGGAATGGGGAATGGGGAATGGGGAATGGGTAATGGGGAATGGGGAATGGGGAATGGGTAATGGGTAATGGGTAATGGGTAATGGGTAAGTGGGAGAGAATCATCATACCAATGCCCCATGCCCCATGCCCTATGCCCTTTTCCTAATGCATGAACAGAGAATTTTAAGCAATACTGGTACAAGAACTTTTACACAAAATACAAAAATGGTAATTCGACCTAGTGATACGCCGCTTTTAGAGTGGACAGGTGATACTTTAGCAATTGGATTATTTGAAGATAACCTAGAGCTAACAGGCGAATTAGCAACTTTAGATGGTAAATTTGCCGGAATTTTAAAAGAATTAATTACTGAAGAAGAATTTAAGGGTAAAGCCAACAGCACTGTTTTCACTCGGATAGCAGCTAGTACCCCAGTCAAGAAAGTAATTATCGTCGGTTTGGGAAAACCAGACGCGCTAACGACCGATTCCTTGCGGCGCGCGGCTGCGGCTGTGGGAAGGGTAGCTAAAAAGCAAAAAGTAAAAACTTTAGGTTTTAGTTTCCCATTATGGAACAACGATCCGGCGGCAACCGCCCAAGCGATCGCGGAAGGTGTACAATTAGCGCTTTACCAAGATACCCGCTTTAAGTCCGACCCAGAAGAAAAAAAATCACAAGTAGAAACCATAGATTTACTAGGTTTTGGTGGACAAGAAGCCGCTATTAACCTAGCAAATCAGATAGTTTCTGGGGTAATTTTAGCCAGAGAATTAGTAGCAGCCCCAGCAAACGCTGTTACACCTATTACAATGGCGGAAACTGCCGAAGCGATCGCTAAAGATCATGGTTTGCAAATCCAAATCTTAGAACGGGAAGAATGCGAAAAATTGGGTATGGGTGCTTTTTTAGGAGTCGCCCAAGCATCTGATTTGCCTCCTAAATTTATTCACCTCACCTACAAACCAGAAGGCACACCCACACGCAAACTAGCAATTATTGGTAAAGGCTTAACCTTCGACTCCGGCGGACTGAATATTAAA contains the following coding sequences:
- a CDS encoding EcsC family protein; protein product: MADKISQEIANKKINNLPDNTTKDKKSFLTSVGETFNWLAGTAVGIGETVAKQTHKLIEQSTQTSGKVVDSLSQNWLIRRLSGVLNLNWLIGASENVDLAKAQAAVNQLKQQYPQESPSQISHRIMVEKATKAGGIGLATSILPGVAAALLAIDLAATTQLQSEMLYEIASAYGLNLKDPARKGEVLAIFGLALGGSRLLKAAGLGLLRNVPFAGAAIAASSNATMIYSLGYAACRFYEAKLDESTSLTDKETLATLKQQSEKYLETAIAQEAVMDQILVHMILASHPEKTWSEILPELKAINLSEHSLNAIAQNIQSPQPLDSLLNQLNRDFAIPLLAQCQKIAQLNGETTEVEQKIIDAIANKFNL
- a CDS encoding leucyl aminopeptidase — encoded protein: MVIRPSDTPLLEWTGDTLAIGLFEDNLELTGELATLDGKFAGILKELITEEEFKGKANSTVFTRIAASTPVKKVIIVGLGKPDALTTDSLRRAAAAVGRVAKKQKVKTLGFSFPLWNNDPAATAQAIAEGVQLALYQDTRFKSDPEEKKSQVETIDLLGFGGQEAAINLANQIVSGVILARELVAAPANAVTPITMAETAEAIAKDHGLQIQILEREECEKLGMGAFLGVAQASDLPPKFIHLTYKPEGTPTRKLAIIGKGLTFDSGGLNIKGAGSGIETMKIDMGGAAATLGAAKAIAQIKPSAEVHFISAVTENMISGHAMHPGDILTASNGKTIEVNNTDAEGRLTLADALVYADKLGLDAIVDLATLTGANVIALGEDIAGLYTPDDGVAAQIEKAAKSTGEKIWRMPMEEKYFEGLKSGIADMKNTGPRPGGSITAALFLKQFVKDTPWAHLDIAGPVWSDKENGYNGPGATGYGVRTLVDWVLSSVE